The Syngnathus acus chromosome 11, fSynAcu1.2, whole genome shotgun sequence genome includes the window taaaataaaaaatatagaacaatatcctgatttataacaattcatacgcaaaatcaacaaggtactgcaaactctttatttaggaaattacaagagtattgtagtatacaaagtgcttattttaacactgaactttatcaaattcctatattttttctcatataagtaaagaaaaatgaatattctttcttttttgtaataccattaactttaaagtgcattactgaactatttatttacaataattctaattgtccgttgagccatcttttctttggaatccaaagtgcttccaaacgaatgacttgaagcccaaaggggagcgaatttcctcgtcttcttggacactagccatagcaccagcccaggagccgcgtagttgtcggctcccctttcacgtgcctgctctgctcacaacacagcgcGCCGCgaactgctcccggaaagaggaagcaagcaacaatgaactggatttcaaaataaagtcgcgtctaatgtccgaggtcaaacacggcgatataaatcgatgtttacgtttagcatcgatgccaataaatcgtagagcattatatcgatgaatcgatgtgtatcgatgaatcgttacacccctagtgtTGAAGTATGGGGCAATACCTACAAAACCACCCCAAAGACAGTATGCACAATGCAGAAAAAGGCAATTAGAATTATCAACAATGTTGGCTATTGTGAACatacaaataatttatttattaaattacaaaCATTAAAATTTATGGATTTGGTAGATTTCAAGACCgcacaaattatttataaagctAAAAGAAATTACTCCCtaataatatacaaaaatgGTTCATAGAAAGAGAAAGTGTTTACAGTTTAAGAAGGGGAGGGAATCTTTTACAACCTAAGGTGCACACCACCCTGAAAAGCATGTGCATATCTGTCAAGGGGGTAAAGCTATGGAATAAGTTACCTGTAACGATCAAAGAAAGTAAACACATTGCCCAATTCAAAGaacactttaaaaatgttacactAGAAAATTATAGTAATTGAAATCTTCTGCCTGTCTGTTTTCAGCTATATAGTCcatatcttatttatttatttttctttccagaatattattgtataaactgcttttcatttctaaAATTATCTCCCTCCGATAAATCAGGTTTCTGTACTtcgaaaaaaaactaattagcAACCATGTTGAGAAGGTTGATGTATAAAAGgggtaggaaaaaaacaagcaacagcttcttccttctccttttttgaacatgttgatttatgtgccatgaaattatgtgaaaatgtgaaaaaaataggattttgtgtttggtcgatcttatgttcaaaaataaatttcacttCACTTCACTTCACTACAACGAAACAAATCTGAGAGAGGTTATTAGGCTGACTGCTGGGCGTTCCTAATCAAGTGACCACGGTGTGTATTTCTGCATTGATTTGAAGGATTGTGCAGAAATGTATTGCACTCACTTCCAATTCCAAAGTGCATATGTCAAGTTTCTGGCTTGGGGCTTTATAAAGACATGTGGTACGTTCATATacaaccacaaacacacacaaaagaacatGTTGcttgaacacattttcaaactgTTGTTTCGGAGCTCAGATCagtttttgtctatttttccATCAAGACAACAACATACTTCCCTGTGTGTGCAGTCTGCTCTTGACGAGTTAAAGTTTTCGCGGTGTTGCTGGTGGCGGCGGCCAGTAAAGGGTGAGCGCGCGTTATGGGCCAGCACTCATTCTTTCCGATGACTTCAGGCAGCCGGAGCGGACGAGCTCGGCAGGACTATTTCGCACGTCTTTCACTCGCTCACACTGTCTTTGGAAGGTTTACGTGCAAGCAAGGACGGACATTTCGTTTCGATAATAAGGCAagtatttgtgtgtgatgACGTAACAGCATTCAATATACATGACAGGATGTGTCTCAGTTTTTCCAGTCCTAATTACCTGCCAGTCTTGTTTACATATTGTCTCAAACAGGGCTTGGGAACCTTTGCAGTTTTCATACTCTATGTATGTGAAGAAATTCCAAAATATGTTTATTGGGACTTATGAAGTACGTTTTGAGTGGGCCTATTATGCCACGTCCTGTGAGGTTGCAAGAATTAACACAAGTTTGTCATGCAAGGAAaggcttttaaaatatttttggggggattttgcttttaatgtttgattcaaatttaatttaatacatAGTATGACATAGGTAAAAAGAATTCCAGCGTGTCTACAGTATTTGCATAAACCAGTTCAAAattgtattaaaaatattttacaaatgtcCCAATCtacaagaatttttttttctagagtTTGGAGATGTTCTGCGGATTAATGTGGAGTTGGACCTGGCTCTTGCTGGGCTTCTGTGCGTGCGCCTCCCGTGAAGACGTCTCTGTAGATGAGGACAACTGGACCAATGACGAGTGGGGTTCCGGTTTCTCCCCTGTATACCGCTTTCTCGCTGACAGCCCCCctgaagcagcagcagtaggGCAGAGTCCCCTGGGGTCCATGAACTGCACTCAGCGCTTCTGGTTGCCTTCGTCCACGCCGGGAATCTGTTGGGAGAACGTAGCCAGGCCCGAGGAGCTGGCCCGCTCCCGCCTGCTGGCGTTGCAGAACCGGGCTGCCCTGGAGGGTGTGATGATCTCCTGCCgcgtggaggaagggggaCTCTCCTACCAGCGGCAGGCCAGAGACGAGGTGGAGGGGGTGCTCTCGGACCACCGCAGTGTGGCGGAGGCCCTGGACACCATGGAGAAGGTCTTCGTCTCCctggaggagaagaggaaagaCGGCAAAGACGGAGGACTCCTCACCAGGTGATTCACTGTCTTTGTATGAGTCTGGACAGCAACTCTCTTGAAGGCATTAGAGCCCCTTTTTATGATATTACAACTACATTCTGTCATTAGCTACCATTTAGTGGAAGGCCTTCATCTTGACAAAGGGCAAATCATTTTGGGAACGTTGTAGCAAAGTGGGACTACGTTAAAATTGAGTtttacacgcacgcacacagtaTTACATTAGAAGGCAACACTGCCATTTGGTGGCATGTATTTGTCAATACTGAACTTAAAATCTCAATTGTAATTTTTAGATTGACATCTGGCTCATTTATGCTCCAGCCATTGTCATCCCCCATCTTGTGCTACCTGTAATTTGTGTTCCACACCATGCACAGTGTCAAGGAGCACCTGGCCCAGGCGAGGGAGTCGGCGTTCGCCCGCCAGCTCCTAGCATCCTCCCTGGAGAGGCACTTGTCCAGCCTGGAGGAGAATCTCATGCACATGCAGCTCAGACTCCACAAGCTCATCCGCCAGTGACCACGAGAACAAGATTGGGCTTGCACTTTTTGAGAGACATCAGCTGGGTTCATGAAAGGATGCTCAAGGATGGTTCAGAAGTTGAAAATATGTATTTCATTGTAAACTGTGCAAGGATGAAGGGttgatattaaataaaatgtctcaACCACCAAACAGAACAAAATTGAATCGACGCATGATTGAGGCGCTCACATGGTGATCTAAAACCATTTAATGAAATGATTCAGAGTTTATTCAGCAACAGCCCTTTTTGTTTACTTACTACATGTGGAAAAATAGTCTTAAACAACAAATGTCAAGTATTTCAGCTCTAGCGTGACAcgatgttttttaaaaaaatgcaacacgACAGGCCTGCTATGTTTGCTTTTACGATCATGCCGCAATGCAGTgtccgttccagtttgaaagGTCACAGCCATGATAGTTATTGAATTTCCCAACTGCATACATTTCAAACCGTTGACCAGATGATCAGTGTCCAGCGCTAGCTTTCTGTGAGCATCATGTACTAAATTCACATGATACGGAATCGCCTTTGAAGGCACCATCGCCAAGTCAACATGACTCCTATCACTCTTTTGGGGGGTTAAAAGTTCAGCAATCACATCTGCCCCAAACATGACGCCCATTTCGTTTTACAAGtcagctgcttcttcttcctcttctcgcACTTGCTCCAAAGACTTGAGGTAGTCACCAGCCAAGATCTTCTTAGGGAGGATATCTGCAGAGGGGAGAACATCGGTCTTGCTACAAGAGATTGAGATGAACACGTACAATTCTTTTGAGAGGCTTCATGTGAGCCGAGAGTGTCACCTGTTAGAAACTGGAAAGTTTCTATCTCCTCTGCGGCATTGGCGAGGTCACTGTACGACAAACTCTTGCTTTCCTTCCCTTGGCCGTTGCTGAATGACGATAGCGCCAAATGTTGGACAAACATCTCCTTTGAGAAAAACACGACAAACGCACTGTACAACAGTTCCAACCAGTGTGTCTGAGAGACTGTCAAGTGTGCTAGGGGAAATTTTACCTAATTAATCAGAAAACTAGCATTTTACCACAGATATTTCTGTTTATGTCACCAACTTATAGTAACACACAATTATGTCACCAACCTATAGTAACACACAATTAATTGCTCTTCATTTCGATGGCAGAAAGTAACAGGTAACGTGTATTTATACACATATTTGTACCTGTTGCCATTTATACAACAGAATCATAACTGTGTTCCACTAGATTTCAGAAACAACATGAATATTTCACTGTGGTAATATGCTGTGGGATTTGATTTACGTAAAACACGTTTCTTGGTTCAATATAAGATAGAAAAGTGTGTTGAAGATCACGAATCAGAATGGCCACTTTGGATTAGCCGAAAATCGAACGTTAGTTAGCATTTCTTTACCGTTGCCTTGGTGGTGAGGAAAAGGGCTTCCTGGTTAATACTGGACACCTCCGGGGAGCTCTTCATGATCAATCGCACTCGGGAAATGGGCAGGGAAAGGCCCCTTTTGCTACCCAGCGCCTGGTCATCTTTGTCGGGGTTAATCTGAGACATCTTCCGTCGTACGAATGAGGCGACGGATTCAACTGCTTCTATTGTTTTGAACGGCAACGCTCTTCTTCGCTGGGCTCACTTCTTCAGCGCTCCCTGTTGAAGCGGATCCTCCCGGTAAGATATACCGtgttggcccgaatataagacgatgtttttgcattgaaataagactgaaaaagtgggtgtcgtcttacattcggggtctagacattatacccattcacttatgtgcagcggtaagttaaaggttgctggtatcgaccagggccggttctaggaatgcacataagagggggcagtcagaaatgtgaagggggcatgtttttttttttacacatttttaacactgttagtgttttcttcacggcagttgttagctgtgtgtccagatcttgaaggaatggggtcgaaatacaaaaagtcctgcctagctacaaaaacagatatgctcgaacttcattgaataaagtacataagcagaaaagtatattcacatattaaatcaataaaagaaatattttaagcatataattatacctacacaccaaatcaataaagaagacataactagacatttttaataggtggtaatgacaaaggtttttataactttatgatctgatatatatttctgagcactgtgaaataacaaatgttttttgatatatcgcctaaatagcttaatgacccttaaggaactgtgtaatgcagtggtccccaaccactgggccgcggaccggtaccggttcGTGGGTcatttggtaccgggccgccaagccgcacaggaattcttttttctttcgacgatcaattaattcaggtcaaacaaataaataaatgaataaataaaaaaaattaaaattatgttgtttatacttgtttttatgccagtcgtatcattttttttcatcgtatttatatatttattataaatgtattatttatttatataaaggccggtccgctaaaatatttctgacacgtaaccggtccgtggcgcaaaaaaggttggggaccactggtgtaatgcatgcctgatgttttttctctaaatcatggacacggccagagtcgtcttgaccgttcagtacttgattatatcttgtgttttgactaaacgtcatatgtcgcctaaatgcgagacgccagcttttcgattactactgaacgctctgcacagagggaaatattttgcctaataAAGAAGAGAtacggttggaagcatgattaaactaagaatgtaatgatgtaagcaaagacatggagaatcaaaagaacaaactttgcatagtcagggaacattaataaattgatgatgtcacagccaaaagctcacataattccgtacaaaatgacaaaattgaaagaatgacgaatggatgaggtgcgacagtgtaagaatggagcagaatgtttacaggaaggtcacttggagataaaaccagcaggtgccagagggagacagccaaggactcggccaaagatgatcaccaaggccgaaagacaggatggaagacggcagcccccacacacacaccgaatcgtccataaccagcacccactcccattgaatcaaactctactgcgaactcgccccaccccaacgactcatcacccatcaaactcgccccacaccggcctgtgcaactgaatataagctgaccaaagaaccttgaacgttgccttttctgaatggagactttctgctcttgaaaggcccagcgctgtattgtactttcctgaaaacagagctttcttaacaagaattgtgattgaactcaaccaacctgtgtaagtctaatttctgcttcagtgtctttgcattttcctaaatctgaagaaatcaaacgagcacccagtgagtaaattggataacaggtgattggcaatggcttttgccgtgaggcgcagatagcgcgctccctaaattgtggacaaaatccaacaatctcaacctggagaagtggattgcactctgtcaggcctctacactaagacctgtccagcttgggtgtcccacctgaagattaaagcttctgctggtattgctcttagggtcactgaggcacgcaaaccccctgaccacaataaggtggcaatctctcaggggggggaacatataatatgaatgttatattaactattatttgagttgtcgttaatcattagttatatcacgggtcattacgacgggtttggtggagtttttactgcttcttccaactcctaccgcgctgactgtaacttgacactctctggctgcgtcttgcctcatttgcatactcacagtgattggatgtttacggaggggcacggagtcctgacagcaggctgtgtgaggacacactgcaccgacatgagagaagagagggggctgattaacgtgtgtttctatcagcggatttttcacttctaaaagtttgattcgagggggcaggacatctgtttgagggggcgttgccccctcttgcccctgggTAGAGCCGGCCccggtatcgactgagtatgttgctgtgattgtgtgcgtctttgacacaaagcgagtatatacatttcattgttactactgtccactgttgtgccgtttgtcggATTGCGGTTTGCtttgtgtgcgcgccgtttgattgacagctccagcgcgctcctttaaatttgcctcgcatcgtatGAGTAGCCGTTATGCAGCGGCACGGCGCCTAACGgttgccagcaaatgtattttgttgtctcgatgacttatgtttgacacaaagtgagtatatacagtgccttgcgaaagtattcggcccccttgaacctttcaacatttcgcgacatttcaggcttcaaacataaagatataaaagtttaattttttgtcaagaatcaacaacaagtgggacacaatcgtgaagtggaacgaaatttattggataatttaaacttttttaacaaataaaaaactgaaaagtggggcgtgcaatattattcggcccccttgcgctaatactacaaagtat containing:
- the si:ch211-57n23.1 gene encoding uncharacterized protein si:ch211-57n23.1 isoform X1 — translated: MGQHSFFPMTSGSRSGRARQDYFARLSLAHTVFGRFTCKQGRTFRFDNKSLEMFCGLMWSWTWLLLGFCACASREDVSVDEDNWTNDEWGSGFSPVYRFLADSPPEAAAVGQSPLGSMNCTQRFWLPSSTPGICWENVARPEELARSRLLALQNRAALEGVMISCRVEEGGLSYQRQARDEVEGVLSDHRSVAEALDTMEKVFVSLEEKRKDGKDGGLLTSVKEHLAQARESAFARQLLASSLERHLSSLEENLMHMQLRLHKLIRQ
- the si:ch211-57n23.1 gene encoding uncharacterized protein si:ch211-57n23.1 isoform X2, whose translation is MFCGLMWSWTWLLLGFCACASREDVSVDEDNWTNDEWGSGFSPVYRFLADSPPEAAAVGQSPLGSMNCTQRFWLPSSTPGICWENVARPEELARSRLLALQNRAALEGVMISCRVEEGGLSYQRQARDEVEGVLSDHRSVAEALDTMEKVFVSLEEKRKDGKDGGLLTSVKEHLAQARESAFARQLLASSLERHLSSLEENLMHMQLRLHKLIRQ
- the chrac1 gene encoding chromatin accessibility complex protein 1, whose amino-acid sequence is MSQINPDKDDQALGSKRGLSLPISRVRLIMKSSPEVSSINQEALFLTTKATEMFVQHLALSSFSNGQGKESKSLSYSDLANAAEEIETFQFLTDILPKKILAGDYLKSLEQVREEEEEAADL